In Nocardia sp. NBC_01327, the genomic stretch CTTCGAGGCGGAAGCCTTCGGCCACGCGCCCGGCACCCGGCTGCACATGACCTGCTTCCTCGGCGAGCTCACCGCCGACCCCTTCCCCTCCGGCGAGATCGCCGAACTGCGCTACTTCACGCTCGCCGAATACACGGCCATGCCGCACGTCGCTCCCGGCTCGCTGCTGGTGTTCCAGCGGCTGCACACGCTGGGCCTCATCGACGCATAGCTGTTCCCGATCGACGCTGTTCCGATCGACGCTGTTCCCGATCGACGCTGTTCGTGATCGACGCGGGGCTGGGCCGCATCGAACGCAGAGTCGTTGCGGCGCAGCCACTTACTCGTCCGAAACGGCTTCCGACTCGGTGATCGCGGGAGCTTCCGGAGCCCGATAGGGGATGCGCGTGGCGGCCGCCAGCCCGAGCATCAGGAAGATCGCCGCGGCCAGCAGGGTGGTGCGCGTGGCATCGGTGAAGCCACGGGCCAGCGCGTCCACGACCGCCGTCGCGCCCTCGTGATCGCGCAGTCCGGAGATGGTGCCACCGGCGGATTCCCGGGTGGCGGTCGAGAGCGTGTCGGCGGATGCGGCGGGCAGATCCTTGACGCCGGCCAGTCGATCGGGCAGTTCGTGGCCGAGTCCGACCGAGAGCAGCGCGCCGACCACGGCGATGCCGAAGGCCGAGCCGATCTGCCGGATGGTGCTCTGGGTGGCCGAACCCTGTCCGGAATTCTCCGGCGGCACATCGGCCAGCACCACACCGGTCAGCTGCGCGGAGGCCAGGCCCAATCCGACGCCGTAGACGGCCAGCAGCGCCGCGAGCCACCAGGCGGAGATGTGCGGGGTCACGAACAGCGCTGTGAGCGCCACGGCGACGGCCTCGAAGCCCAGGCCGAGTTGCACGATCCGCACCGCGCCGAGCCGCCGCACGAGGCCCTCCGCGATCCCGGCGGCGAGGAAGGCGCCCGCGGCCATGGCCGCGAGCACATAACCGGCCCCGAGCGTCGAGAGTCCGAGCACGTTCACCAGGAACAGCGGCAGCACGAACAGCAGCCCGAATTCGCCCAGAGCGACCGCGAACGCGGTCACATTGCCCCACCGGAAGCTGGGGATTCGGAACAGTCCGGGATCCAGCAGCGCCGAGCGCCGAATCAGATTGCGGTGCTGCTCCCACCGCAGGAAGAGCACCAGCGCCAGCACCGCGAGCGCCAGAATGACCGGGATCGGCGAGATGATCGCGGTCTTGGACCAGGTGAATCCGGCCAGCGGGAATTCCCGCAGCGGCCGCCACCAGCCGTAGGTCGAGCCCTCGATGAGCGCGAACACCAGCAGGGCGAAACCGACCGCGCTGAGCAGGAATCCGTCCACATCGAGTCCGGGTGCGGTCTTGCCCATCTTGGTCTCGGGCACGAACAGCAGCAGTCCGACGAGTACGACCGCCCCCAGCGGCAGGTTGACCAGGAAGATCCACGGCCAGGTGTAGTAGGTGGTGAGCCAGCCGCCGAGCAGCGGCCCGATGGCGGCGACGCCGGAGATGACCGAGCCCCACACCGCGAAGGCGATGATCCGATCCCGCCCGCGAAACAGGGCGTTCATCGTGGCGAGCGTGCCCGGCATGACCGCGGCCGCGCCGACGCCCTGCACGATGCGGCCCCACAGCAGCGGCCAGGCGCTGGTGGCGGAGGCGGCGAGCACGCTGCCCGCGAGGAATACCAGCACGCCGAGCGCGAACATCTTGCGGCGCCCGAGCCGATCGCCCAGCCGTCCGGCGGTGATCAGCAGAGCCGCGAGCACCACCGCGTAAATGCTGGTAACCCATTGCGCCTGAGTGAAATTGAGACTCAGGTCGGCAATGATGACCGGCAGTGAGACGGAGACGATGGTGCCGTCGAGCACCACCATGGACAGGCCCAGAGCCAGTACGCCGAGCGCGAGCCATTTCTTGCGACCCAGGTCGAGCTGCACTTCCGTCATCCGTCGCTCCTGCCGCACAGGGACAGCTGTCCGAAGAATCCGGTCTGTATCGATAGCCGTTCGGGTGCCGAACAACCGTTACTCAGTGTAGGTCGAAGGGTGTGGGCAGCGACCCAAGGTAGCCGAACCGTTCCTAGAATCGCGGATATCACCAGGTCTGAATACAAATATGAACTCAGCGAGGCCTATCCGATACGGCGCGTCTGCACATTTCTGTCCTACCGCTGAATATTTGCTGAATCGAGGAATCTGCGGCCGGCGAACAACCGGCACCAGGTCTTCGCCCCGCAGTCGGCTCGCGGCATTGCCGACCGGCCGGGACGGCCGTTCGGCGGCGTATTGCGAGTTGCTCTCGCCGGTATCGAAGCGGGACAGCCGATGTCCGAATCGGATACGTTTGAAGCTGTGTCGATGATGAAGGGTTCCAACGTTCCGGTGGCGGCGACCGCGGTACGGGTCGAGCTGGGGTGGCAGTCGGGTCCCGGCGTTCCGGACGCCGATGCGTCAGCATTGCTGCTGGCCGGGGGCCGGGTGCGGTCGGACAGCGATTTCGTCTTCTATAACCAGCCGGTGCACGGATCGGGGGCGGTGCGGCACGAGGGCAAGCAGCAGGGGCCGCAGGTCACCGATGTGCTCTCGGTGAATCTGGGGCAGGTCGAGCCGCAGATCGAAACCATCGTCATCGCCGCGTCCTCGGACGGCGGCACCTTCGCCCAGTTACCCGGACTGCATGTGCGCCTGGTGGATACCGGCAGCGGCGCGGAGCTGGCGCGCTTCGACAGCACCGACGCCTCGTCGGAAACCGCGTTCGTCCTCGGCGAGCTGTACCGCCGCCAGGGCGCCTGGAAGTTCCGCGCCGTAGGCCAGGGCTATGCGACCGGACTGGCAGGCCTCGCAAGCGATTTCGGCATCACTGTCGACGACGCCCCCGCACCGCAATCCCAGACTTCGCAGCCCGCGCCCCAAACTCCCCCGCAGCCCGCACCCGTCACGCCTTCCCAAACCACACCCCCCGCATTCCCGCCCGCCGCACCCCCGCTGCCGCCGACCGGTTCGCCGTCCTACGGCACTCCCCAGCCCACCGGTTCGCCGTCGCACGCTGCGCCGCCGTCAACCGGTTCGTCACCGTATGCCGCTCCGCCCCAGCCGAATTACGCAGCGCCACAGGGCCACAACCCGCAGCAGCCCACGCCGCCGACCCAATTCGGCCGGCCCGCCCCAGGCCAATACCCGCCGCCTCCCGGACAGTACGGCTCACCGCCACCCGGCCAATACACGGATCCCGCAGGACAATACGGTTCGCCACCGCCCGCCGGGCAATATCCGGACCCCGCGGCACAGTACGGTTCTCCCCCTCCCACAGGGCCGCCCGCTGCGCAATATCCTCCGCCTCCCGGGCAGTATCCGGAACCACCTGCCGGTCAATACGGATCGCCCGCAGGGCAGTACCCACCACCGCCGGGGCAGTACGCGCCTCCTGCCGGGCAGTTCTCGGACCCGTCCGCCGCGCAGTACCCAGCACCTCCCGCTGGGCAATACGGGGCAGCCGGAGGGCAGTACCCACTCCCTCCCGGGTACTCGGAACAGCCTGCGGGGCAGTACCCGCCCGCCGGTCAGTACCCGCCACCGGCGGGGCAGTATCCACCCGCGGCCGGGCAGTATCCCCCGCCCGCCGGGTACGCGGATCCGTCGTATTCGCCTGCGCCGGGCGGGTATCCGCCTCCGCCGCAGTTCGCGCCGCCCCCGCCGAATCAGTCGGGCGCGAATCCCATTCCGCCGCAGACATATCAGCCGGGGGATAGTCAGCCGCCCCCGCCGCCGTATCAGCAGGGCGCGAATCCGGTTCCACCGCAGCAGTTTCAGCAACCGCAGGGGCCAGGTGCGGCGCCGCGGGTGAATCTGGGCAAGATTTCGCTCACCAAGGACGCACCGGCGGTCTCGCTGACCAAGCAGGGTGCGACCGGCGGCATTATGCGGATCAATTTGAATTGGTCGGTGCCCGGCGCGACGAGCGGGCTGTTCGGTCGTAAGCGCGGCGGCAATGGCGGGCTGGATTTGGATCTGTGCTGCTTCTGGGAGTTGACCGACGGTTCCAAGGGCTGCATCAGCCCGCTCGACACCATGGGCAAACTGCAGCGCGCCCCGTTCATCGAGCTGGATCAGGATGATCGGACCGGGGCGAGCGCGACCGGCGAGAACCTGTCCATCAATCTCGATCACACCACCCAGTTCCGCCGCATTCTGGTCTTCGCCTCGCTGTACGAGGGCGCGGAGGATTTCCGGGGCGTGCA encodes the following:
- a CDS encoding NUDIX hydrolase — translated: MIRTAALAYIRDRRLLQTRSTGKDVFYMAGGKIDPGETPESALHREIREELGVGATEVAELGVFEAEAFGHAPGTRLHMTCFLGELTADPFPSGEIAELRYFTLAEYTAMPHVAPGSLLVFQRLHTLGLIDA
- a CDS encoding MFS transporter, with protein sequence MTEVQLDLGRKKWLALGVLALGLSMVVLDGTIVSVSLPVIIADLSLNFTQAQWVTSIYAVVLAALLITAGRLGDRLGRRKMFALGVLVFLAGSVLAASATSAWPLLWGRIVQGVGAAAVMPGTLATMNALFRGRDRIIAFAVWGSVISGVAAIGPLLGGWLTTYYTWPWIFLVNLPLGAVVLVGLLLFVPETKMGKTAPGLDVDGFLLSAVGFALLVFALIEGSTYGWWRPLREFPLAGFTWSKTAIISPIPVILALAVLALVLFLRWEQHRNLIRRSALLDPGLFRIPSFRWGNVTAFAVALGEFGLLFVLPLFLVNVLGLSTLGAGYVLAAMAAGAFLAAGIAEGLVRRLGAVRIVQLGLGFEAVAVALTALFVTPHISAWWLAALLAVYGVGLGLASAQLTGVVLADVPPENSGQGSATQSTIRQIGSAFGIAVVGALLSVGLGHELPDRLAGVKDLPAASADTLSTATRESAGGTISGLRDHEGATAVVDALARGFTDATRTTLLAAAIFLMLGLAAATRIPYRAPEAPAITESEAVSDE
- a CDS encoding TerD family protein, with protein sequence MMKGSNVPVAATAVRVELGWQSGPGVPDADASALLLAGGRVRSDSDFVFYNQPVHGSGAVRHEGKQQGPQVTDVLSVNLGQVEPQIETIVIAASSDGGTFAQLPGLHVRLVDTGSGAELARFDSTDASSETAFVLGELYRRQGAWKFRAVGQGYATGLAGLASDFGITVDDAPAPQSQTSQPAPQTPPQPAPVTPSQTTPPAFPPAAPPLPPTGSPSYGTPQPTGSPSHAAPPSTGSSPYAAPPQPNYAAPQGHNPQQPTPPTQFGRPAPGQYPPPPGQYGSPPPGQYTDPAGQYGSPPPAGQYPDPAAQYGSPPPTGPPAAQYPPPPGQYPEPPAGQYGSPAGQYPPPPGQYAPPAGQFSDPSAAQYPAPPAGQYGAAGGQYPLPPGYSEQPAGQYPPAGQYPPPAGQYPPAAGQYPPPAGYADPSYSPAPGGYPPPPQFAPPPPNQSGANPIPPQTYQPGDSQPPPPPYQQGANPVPPQQFQQPQGPGAAPRVNLGKISLTKDAPAVSLTKQGATGGIMRINLNWSVPGATSGLFGRKRGGNGGLDLDLCCFWELTDGSKGCISPLDTMGKLQRAPFIELDQDDRTGASATGENLSINLDHTTQFRRILVFASLYEGAEDFRGVHATATLYPRNSPPIEIEVSGCVDDSREMVLALIENINGELVVRREGTFVRPPDGHRFWGKIAVDQAYRWELKWGTSKGKS